The following coding sequences are from one Lycium ferocissimum isolate CSIRO_LF1 chromosome 3, AGI_CSIRO_Lferr_CH_V1, whole genome shotgun sequence window:
- the LOC132049919 gene encoding protein DETOXIFICATION 46, chloroplastic-like isoform X1, translating to MFFITRLFGIRALTSFTGAKNIQIINSANTYIQIRGLAWPALLAGWVAQSASLGMKDSWGPLKALAVATVVNGIGDIVLCRIFSYGIAGAAWATMVSQVVAAYMMIQALNNKGYKGFAISVPSIDELLQIFMIAGPVFLTMMSKVAFYSLLVYFATSMGTQTVAAHQVMVQLFMICAVWGEPLSQTAQSFMPELLYGVNRNLSKARMLLKSLVIVGASFGMVLASLAASIPWLFPKIFSPDPQVIREMHKVLLPYFLALCVTPSILSLEGTLLAGRDLKYISLSMSSIFVLASLLLMLLSSKGLGLSVCWLALVIFQWSRFFMALRRLTLSDGILYSEESTHYELQKLKAV from the exons ATGTTTTTCATTACGAGATTGTTTGGTATTCGTGCACTAACTT CTTTTACAGGGGCCAAGAATATACAAATCATAAACTCAGCAAACACTTATATCCAG ATTCGAGGCTTGGCATGGCCAGCTCTGCTGGCTGGTTGGGTAGCCCAAAGTGCAAG TTTAGGCATGAAAGATTCATGGGGACCTTTAAAGGCTTTGGCAGTTGCTACTGTTGTTAATGGCATTGGCGACATAGTCTTGTGCAGAATTTTCAGTTATGGTATTGCTGGAGCGGCATGGGCAACAATGGTGTCCCAA GTTGTTGCAGCCTATATGATGATCCAAGCACTGAATAATAAAGGCTATAAGGGTTTTGCTATCTCTGTTCCATCAATAGATGAACTTCTGCAGATATTCATGATTGCTGGCCCTGTGTTTCTAACAATGATGTCAAAG GTCGCATTCTACTCTCTACTGGTCTATTTTGCTACCTCAATGGGCACACAGACAGTTGCTGCTCATCAG GTCATGGTACAACTGTTCATGATATGTGCAGTATGGGGTGAGCCTCTCTCTCAAACAGCACAGTCGTTTATGCCCGAGTTGTTATATGGAGTCAACCGAAATTTGTCAAAg GCCCGAATGCTGCTGAAGTCCctagtgattgttggagcatCATTCGGAATGGTACTGGCATCTCTTGCAGCATCAATTCCATGGTTATTCCCCAAAATATTTTCACCTGATCCTCAGGTCATACGTGAG ATGCATAAAGTGTTGCTGCCATACTTTCTAGCCCTATGTGTGACACCCAGCATTCTTAGTCTTGAGGGAACTCTGTTG GCTGGACGAGACTTGAAATACATAAGCTTATCAATGAGCTCGATATTTGTTTTGGCTTCTCTTCTGCTCATG TTGCTGAGCAGTAAAGGACTTGGTTTGTCTGTATGCTGGCTTGCACTTGTTATATTCCAATGG TCTCGATTTTTCATGGCGCTACGACGGCTCACCTTGTCGGATGGCATACTCTATTCAGAAGAGTCAACACATTATGAGTTACAGAAGTTGAAAGCTGTATAG
- the LOC132049919 gene encoding protein DETOXIFICATION 46, chloroplastic-like isoform X2, producing MKDSWGPLKALAVATVVNGIGDIVLCRIFSYGIAGAAWATMVSQVVAAYMMIQALNNKGYKGFAISVPSIDELLQIFMIAGPVFLTMMSKVAFYSLLVYFATSMGTQTVAAHQVMVQLFMICAVWGEPLSQTAQSFMPELLYGVNRNLSKARMLLKSLVIVGASFGMVLASLAASIPWLFPKIFSPDPQVIREMHKVLLPYFLALCVTPSILSLEGTLLAGRDLKYISLSMSSIFVLASLLLMLLSSKGLGLSVCWLALVIFQWSRFFMALRRLTLSDGILYSEESTHYELQKLKAV from the exons ATGAAAGATTCATGGGGACCTTTAAAGGCTTTGGCAGTTGCTACTGTTGTTAATGGCATTGGCGACATAGTCTTGTGCAGAATTTTCAGTTATGGTATTGCTGGAGCGGCATGGGCAACAATGGTGTCCCAA GTTGTTGCAGCCTATATGATGATCCAAGCACTGAATAATAAAGGCTATAAGGGTTTTGCTATCTCTGTTCCATCAATAGATGAACTTCTGCAGATATTCATGATTGCTGGCCCTGTGTTTCTAACAATGATGTCAAAG GTCGCATTCTACTCTCTACTGGTCTATTTTGCTACCTCAATGGGCACACAGACAGTTGCTGCTCATCAG GTCATGGTACAACTGTTCATGATATGTGCAGTATGGGGTGAGCCTCTCTCTCAAACAGCACAGTCGTTTATGCCCGAGTTGTTATATGGAGTCAACCGAAATTTGTCAAAg GCCCGAATGCTGCTGAAGTCCctagtgattgttggagcatCATTCGGAATGGTACTGGCATCTCTTGCAGCATCAATTCCATGGTTATTCCCCAAAATATTTTCACCTGATCCTCAGGTCATACGTGAG ATGCATAAAGTGTTGCTGCCATACTTTCTAGCCCTATGTGTGACACCCAGCATTCTTAGTCTTGAGGGAACTCTGTTG GCTGGACGAGACTTGAAATACATAAGCTTATCAATGAGCTCGATATTTGTTTTGGCTTCTCTTCTGCTCATG TTGCTGAGCAGTAAAGGACTTGGTTTGTCTGTATGCTGGCTTGCACTTGTTATATTCCAATGG TCTCGATTTTTCATGGCGCTACGACGGCTCACCTTGTCGGATGGCATACTCTATTCAGAAGAGTCAACACATTATGAGTTACAGAAGTTGAAAGCTGTATAG